CTGGTGGATGGAATATTTGGGTCAGGAATCGATTGGTCAGATACGGCAGCCATAACAGGAGCATGTTTTGTCGATAGCATCCTGACATCTCGGGTGTCCTTCCACTTTAGAACAACAATGCCGTTTTCTTCCTCACGTGCAACCATTTCTCCTCTCTTTAGCTGTGCATTCATAACCTCTTTTGGGCAGAATTTTTTGTTCGCTCGAAGTGTCCCAACTACATGCGTTTTTTGGTCAAGCATGGAGCGTGCCAGTTCGTAGCTCGtataaaaattgtcaacaaataGAGTGCGACCTTCTCCTTTCAACAAAGAACTTAGTTcttcacaaacattttttgccaAACCAACTTCTCGAACACCTGTTGAGCTTTTGCCGGAGTAAATTTTAGTAGACCAAGTGAATCCTTCTGTCGAGCAAAGTTTGAATAACTTAATACCATAAGGATGGGCTTTGTTTGGTATATATTGTCGGAAGACTAGCCTGCCTCTCCAAGGAATTACCGTTTCATCTATGACCATATTTTCTCCGGGTATAATCACCCTCTGAAACTTCGTCTGCAGCATGTCCAGAAGAGGTTTTAGTTTTCCAATTCTATCTCCTGCCGCTATGGACGTGTTGTCAGTAAAATGAATGAAGTTTAGAAGAAGTTGAAACCGATTTCTGGACATAGTTTtagcaggaatgccaaaattgtaAAGATTTTTCTTCGACCAATAGTCTTCCAACAATCCCACCTTTACGAGGCCCATCCACAGTAAAAGCCCGAGGAATTTTCTTATCTCTGTGGCGTTTGTGGGAACCCATTTCTTCTTTCTTGATGCACGAGTTATTGGAACGCGATGTATTTGCTGCTCCGCATACctatttgtttccaaaactataaGTTGTATAACCTCCTCAtcaacaaaaagataaaaggCTTCAAGGCAGCTTATAGTTGAAGGCACGTCTATTAGGAAACCCGACTTTCCAGTGAAAGTAAAGGTTTTTTGGCGGGAAGAAAACTCCATCCAGCGTACATTGTCACTTGTATCAATCAGGGTTGGTGATTCCTCGGTTTCTTCAAGCATCTCTTCCTCATCACCTTCTAGAATTTCCGCATCAACCGCGTTCAAATCTTCATGTTCCGAGTCGGTATCTGAGTTAGGATCATCGTTTGGTAGCCAATTATCATCAAAGTCCAAATCGTCGCTTGAAAAATCTTCGTCACTTTCTTCCATTTCTGGTTCCCTCTCCACctcattttcattcaaattttgtctttccatttttcattcttatttttcagaaaactaTAACTGTACGAATATTATTGACA
This window of the Eupeodes corollae chromosome 3, idEupCoro1.1, whole genome shotgun sequence genome carries:
- the LOC129950641 gene encoding piggyBac transposable element-derived protein 4-like; translated protein: MEESDEDFSSDDLDFDDNWLPNDDPNSDTDSEHEDLNAVDAEILEGDEEEMLEETEESPTLIDTSDNVRWMEFSSRQKTFTFTGKSGFLIDVPSTISCLEAFYLFVDEEVIQLIVLETNRYAEQQIHRVPITRASRKKKWVPTNATEIRKFLGLLLWMGLVKVGLLEDYWSKKNLYNFGIPAKTMSRNRFQLLLNFIHFTDNTSIAAGDRIGKLKPLLDMLQTKFQRVIIPGENMVIDETVIPWRGRLVFRQYIPNKAHPYGIKLFKLCSTEGFTWSTKIYSGKSSTGVREVGLAKNVCEELSSLLKGEGRTLFVDNFYTSYELARSMLDQKTHVVGTLRANKKFCPKEVMNAQLKRGEMVAREEENGIVVLKWKDTRDVRMLSTKHAPVMAAVSDQSIPDPNIPSTSRGRRINRRQGNREKPLAIIEYNKGKSGIDLSDQMASYATTLRRGLKWYRKVAIEFLLGMAVVNSFLVYKKATKSVMQIRKFREQVAEGLLDLLSPQPVASKKHYIEKRKDANGKTIRRACVLCYAQTKKSSDRKTARNSIKRTTTFCPECPNKPQLCVTCFPKYSHSKR